The sequence below is a genomic window from Tubulanus polymorphus chromosome 1, tnTubPoly1.2, whole genome shotgun sequence.
AACAtagattattgaaaatatctcaTCTCCGCTAACAAAGTTATATCTAAAAAGGGCTTTACATCAATCAAGTGCCAGAGGCTTAAAAGTTTAACTACGATCAATATCATCGATAAAGGATCAATATTTACCAGACTCATTTCGAACTGCTAAAAATTTGcttttcttgaaaagtaattctTTGTCCTGGCTACGACTTTTAGGCGCAGCACCGAGTTCGATAGGGCTTTGGAACGGAGAACGCTGAACCTTCGACCTTTTGCTCGGAGTGCGTGGCTCCACCTCTACAGGTCGTTTTTGACGTCTCTGCAATAGTATAATTGAGACCATTTGCTTTTACAGTGTTTGACAAAAATTTAGAATCTTAACAAAATGAAGGTATTTCTTCATCTTAATGGTTGTTTACAATTAAGCTAAGATTAAACCTACCTTTCTCGTATTGCTCGATGGACTGCTACCTTTTTTCATTGTGGCATCTGCAGCCGCAGAAGCATCTCTAGGGCTTCTTGTCGCCCGCGAAGGTGACTCATCCATGGCCACTAATACTACCCcctgaaataaaatcagtatCAGATTTCTGGTTAGTATGTGATAAAGACAAGTCGCAACAATATATGTTACCATCAGACAGTGTACCTCACAATAACATGAGCATTAGTCGAAATTCTAATTTACTATCTATCTAGACATTCAGATGTCCACGTGAAAAATTAAGACAAATCATGTTTCTAGATTCATCATCTTTCATTGAGTTTGGAACAGAATTAGGGGCCTATGAGGGACGGATCCAGGAATTTAGAATAGAGGGCCCAAAATTTCTTAGGCCTAGTTGTTTAGAGTACAGATAGAGCGAGCACTAACATGACTAAAGCTAGAGTAGGGGTTTGTAAGAACATCTGAAAAAATTGACAAAGTACAGTGCTTCTAAAATGAACATGCAATTATGTTATCTTGGCAAAATATAGGGCACCAGCCTTGGTGGATAGATTGTAACTGGAATGGAATTGTTCTCTTATGTTCTAGTTAGTGTACTAAAATACTAGCACTGAATTCAATTGACAAAAGCAGTCGTACTAATCACTATTCTACTAGCAAATTTACAGTTAACTCAAATACATGTGTGGGGATGACATGCATGTTCCCACCACAACTGCCAGAAACACAATAGAAGAAAACCCTGCAGGATCGAAGccttttattttaattttttacagCGCCGGGTCAACCGTAACGGTTTGCCGGCTTTTTAATTCACAACGCTCATTTGACATTTATTAGGACGTCATTTATAATAGGGAATCCTAATGCACTGACTACCGAGAAGATTAATTACACAGTACTATAAACATACTTTAATGTGCAATGTAGAAAATTGAGTCTGGAGGCAACGATAGGTTAAAAACCGACAGAATAGTGAAGAAAGTTTGCGGCGATCAGAACATTTTACACACGGCGGCCATTTTTCTACAGATGCCCAATTAAACATCATCCCACTTCTTCATTCTAAATAATTTCTCACAACTCACTTATCAATCTGTCTGTGTCGATAGGAGTAATTGGAAATATTAGAGCACTTGGTAATTAAGcttatttacatgaattggggTAATATGtgtgatttgaatttaaaatctAGGCAATTACTATCTATGCTGATCGTCGTTATGATCAGAGGCTGGAACAGCCAATAACATGCCCACGTGATCAGATCTGGCAGTTGCTGTGGCACGCGAGTTAATATGCTCCATTGCCAGGGCTGGAATCCAATAACTTCAATCCAAAGGTTATTTTGTCTCCATTGGAACGAATATGAATACTTGAGTGACACCGATCTAGGGAGATCCGATAAAAACACAAGGATCCAGCAGAACGAGACTCCATTTTATTGctatgataatgatttttagaATTCAAGAAGTTCCATGTTTTATTAGACATTCAACGACTAGAACACAGGCAGTCAAAACAATTTTGATCAAtgtcatatttattttcaatatatctaaACATTTTCCTACATCATTGATtggatattttttcttcacagttatcTATAGCCCCTTGAGCATCCAATTTATAAAACATAAATAGTCCTTGAAGTTGAGCAGCACTGATATTCATTGCACAGTTCGTGATGCGTTTAGTGAACTCCTGAGCTCTGGATATTGACTGATCAGGATAAAATCTCAAAAACATTTGTTCTATTTGATATGGAGAAGCATAGTCTATTTTCTGTCTCACGTCTACCCTTCCCGGTCGAATCAAGGCAGGATCCAGCCTGTAAAAACACAAAACACAAATTTTTAAGAATAAGAGAAATTAGCTTTTGTCAAGAAAACTTATAAGCATATATTTCCTGTTTCTGACCTGTCAATGTAATTTGTTGTCATGAATATAATTCGGGCCTCAGCTGAAGCTACACCATCTAGAGCGTTCAGTAATCCGCTGAAAGTCAATCGCGATAAACCTTGATACATCTTAGATTCTGAAAGTAAAAAGAAATGCGAATCACATGTGGACTTTTGTCCTTTCTTATCAATTTCTGTAGGTATTGAATAATTCTTTGTCAGTTTGAGTGtcagatttttcttttaaaaaaaacatgatcttgAACTGTTTGATGTGCTCAGGTGTTATTTGATACACTGCATGCGGAATCCAGCACGTGATGTGTGCAGGATTTGGTTTGATTGAGAAACATGCATATTTCTTAGCATGACTTTAagagacatttcaaagataatCTTCGAGTTGACCATCCCAATTTGCTTCTTAcctatttcagatttttcctGATCCCTGCTGCTGAAAGCAGCATCCACATCTTCCAGTAAAATGATACTCTGTTGGGGTGCTACTGTGAGTAAATGGTTTAAGCGATCATCCGTCAAACCGCGTTCACTGAGGTTCAATACACAAATACCGTAATCCAGAGCACCTAAAAATGCAGTCGATATGagaaaataattcaactgaaataaggaaaattaagaaaaaataattgtaACTAACCTGCTAATGCCATGATGAAGCTACTTTTGCCACAGCCGGGAGGACCATACAATAAATATCCCCTGCGGTATGGTATTCCTCTGTCCATGTACCATTTTGGATTGTTTATGAATTCAGTAACATCTGAATGAAGTTTCTCTGGAATATCCTTATCCAGTACCACAGATTCTAATGGACGTTTCTTTCTGGGATAACCGAACTGTCTCCAATCACCACCCATAGCGGTGTACATGATTGTTTTGCCTTCTTGATGTTGCAAGGCCATTTGACGAGCGTATTCAAGAATTTCGAAATAAATAGTCCTTTTCATACCAAGCGTTGTCAGCGTAACAGTTTCCCAAGGTACACCGTGTTGAAAATCAACCATCTGTTTCTCGCGATTTCTTTCAACTTTGATGAAGTGGTTTTTATACCAGAAGAAATGTGTGCCCGGACTCGGTATGAAGTCAAAGTGAGTTGTCACTTTGCCAGCTTCGCTCTGCTGGAATTTCGTTTCGACACTTAAATGTTGAGTTCTTGTTCCGTGTTCAGCGAGCCAATGTAACAACCATTGATAGCTTTTATCTTTACTAGGAACTTCCAAAGTAATCATACAGTGTCGCCGGAATAAAGTGACTCCATGTTGACCACCCTTTTTGAGAATGGCCAAAGCTGTACCAACACCAACAAGTCCAAATCCAGCACCAAAATATGGATTGTCTTTCAAAGATAGAATTAACTCAGAAAGTGGCATGTCGACCTATATCACCTTTAGCTACCACCCAGTACTAAAagactgaaaaagaaaataagacTTTTTATAGCAATGGTTTCTTGTCACATCTCATACTGGTTTGTGGCGTCCGAAAGCAAAGCAAATCTTTCGAAAAAAGGAAGGGCCTGTGACAATGACAGTCAAGTCAGAGTTTTGTGCGTCCCGTGGACGTGGTGGTCAAGaaattttgtgtttttttctACTATCGTGAAGTGAGCCTGTTATTCCAGCCTCGTATTCAGATATAGTGTGTACACACTGTATAGCTGCCTGTAGATACTGttgacatgaaatgtataacttAACACTTTGACCGGACGAAACGACGATCATTCAATAAAGTCACCGGGGCAGAAGAGTGatcaataattgttttatataattaaaatgtGTAGTGATTTTcgtaaatttcatagattttcatcgaaatgtattttacatcaattatgcctgttaaaattcaaatatgtctaaaagtaaaacaaggctacctgaaaattaatttctctATTCTTCGTGTTGATTTAAAGCAGATGTCTTCATTTgttcatagtaaaaaatacgCAATATTTCAACGcacgattgcatcatggcTCAACATGTTAacattaaaattcaaaatcaaatttctctaaaactaaaacctcAGGGTTCCTGAAAATTAAGTATATTATTAaggaaactctattctttaagttgatttaaggcagatgtctgtgcattgatttgatcatagtaaaaaaacgcgttatttcaatacacgattgcatcattgcgtgatatttaaaaagttaaaattcataaTGAGATTTCTCTGAAACTCTGAAACCTGAGACTTCCTTAAAATTAAGCATATTAATAAGCACACTCTGATGTAAAGTTGATGTAAagcagatgtctgtgcattggTTTGATTATAGTAAAAAATGCGTCATTTCAATAGACGATAGCATCGTGGCACgatattcaaaaattaaaactaaaaatcaaatttctcttAAACTCAAACCTGAGGATAATTAAGTTTATTAACTCTAGTCTTTAAGTTGATTCaaggcagatgtctgtgcattgatttgttcatagtaaaaaaacgcgtcatttcaatacatgATTGCATCATTGCgcgatattcagaaatttaaatttcaaaaaataaaattccattaaactaaaacctgaggctTTCTGAAAATCGAGAATATTATAAAGGAAACTCTATTATtaaggcagatgtctgtgcaatgatttgatcatagtaaaaaatgcaatatttcaatacacgaCTGCATCAAGGCGCAGTatctaaaaattaaaattcaaaatcaaatttctctaaaactaaaacctgaggctttctgaaaatcaaGTATATTAATAaggaaactctattctttaagttgatttaaggcagatgtctgtgcattgatttgatcatagtaaaaaaaacgcgtcatttcaatacgCGATTGCATCATTGCGcgatatttaaaaagttaaaattcaaaatcaaattcctcttaaactaaaacctgaggctttctgaaaatccagtataatattcaggaaactctattctttaagttgatttaaggcagatgtctgtgcattgatttgatcatagtaaaaaaacgcgtcatttcaatacgCGATTGCATCATTGCGcgatatttaaaaagttaaaattcaaaatcaaattcctcttaaactaaaacctgaggctttctgaaaatccagtataatattcaggaaactctattctttaagatgatttaaggcagatgtctgtgcattgatttgatcatagtaaaaaaacgcgtcatttcaatacacgattgcatcatggcacgatattcagaaatttaaatttcaagattaaatttctctaaaattaAAACCTGAGGGTTCCTGAAAATTAAGTATATTAATAAGCAACctctattctttaagttgattcaaggcagatgtctgtgcattgatttgatcatagtaaaaaaacgcgtcatttcaatacacaaTTGCATCATGCCACGATAttgtgaaatttaaatttcaagattaaatttctctaaaactaaaacctgagggttcctgaaaattaagtatattaataagcaaactctattctttaagtacatttaaggcagatgtctgtgcattgatttgatcatagtaaaaaaatgcgtcatttcaatacacgattgcatcatggcgcgatattcagaaatttaaatttcaagattaaatttctctaaaattaAAACCTGAGGGTTCCTGAAAATTAAGTATATTAATAagcaaactctattctttaagttgattcaaggcagatgtctgtgcattgatttgatcatagtaaaaaaacgcgtcatttcaatacacaaTTGCATCATGGCacgatattcagaaatttaagTTTCaagattaaatttctctaaaactaaaacctgagggTTCCTGAAAATTAGGTATATTAATAagcaaactctattctttaagtacatttaaggcagatgtctgtgcattgatttgatcatagtaaaaaaatgcgtcatttcaatacacgattgcatcatggcgcgatattcagaaatttaaatttcaagatTAAATTTCTCgaaaactaaaacctgagggttcctgaaaattaagtatattaataagcaaactctattctttaagttgattcaaggcagatgtctgtgcattgatttgatcatagtaaaaaaacgcgtcatttcaatacacgtTTGCATCATTGCgcgatattcagaaatttaaatttcaagatTAAATTTCTCgaaaactaaaacctgagggttcctgaaaattaagtatattaataagcaaactctattctttaagttgattcaaggcagatgtctgtgcattgatttgatcatagtgaaaaaacgcgtcatttcaatacacgattgcatcatggcgcgatattcagaaatttaaatttcaaaatcaaatttctcttaaactaaaacctgagggTTCCTGAAAAGTAAGTATATTGATAAGCAAACTGTAGTCTTTGAGTTGATGTAAAGCGcatgtctgtgcattgatttgatcatagtaaaaaaaacgcgtcatttcaatacacgattgcatcatggcacgatatttaaaaagttaaaattcaaaatcaaatttctctaaaactaaaacctgaggctttctgaaaatccagtataatattcaagaaactctattctttaagttgatttaaggcagatgtctgtgcattgatttgatcatagtaaaaaaacgcgtcatttcaatacacgattgcatcatggcgcgatattcagaaatttaaatttcaaaatcaaatttctctaaaactaaaacctggggctttctgaaaatcaagtataatattcaggaaactctattctttaagttgacTTAAGACAAAAAGAATTTcttttatctgaattttttaaatatctataaGTTGATGTTAGGCAGAAGTCTGTGCATTGGTTTTTACGTGGTATTGCAATAAACATTTGCACCATGGAGCGATATTCAAAACGAACACGAACACGTAAaacataattaatgaaaatggcgtttcattaaaatttctCACGGTTTATACCTCCTTTCGTTGGCTACTTATATgaagtaaaatgtaaaaatttgaagcaAAGCGAGGAGGCGCTGCACAAACTGCTCTTTCTGGACATATGACTGGCCCTTATAAGGGCCTATGATACGGGGATAGCTTTTGACCATAACGATGTTGCTGCATTCGATGTCAGCCGAATATACTCAGCCTTATTTTTTAATGCACCTTTATCAATTTCCTTGTCaatgctgctactgctgccgTTGTTTCCGTCATCATCGCTTTCTTCAGAAGCGGCTAACAAAGAGGTTTGCATGGCTTTAACAATATCAGCATATGTTATCGGTGAGGATATGGTCGATTCTATGCAACTCGAATTCGATGAGCTGGTCAAATCaacttcattttgaatgttaTTGCAGGATTCCTACAAATAAATATTACTATCAGTCACGGTGCAAAAAGTGCAGATCTGTTCGAAAAATACTTATTTTTTGATAGATGGTGTATTGCTGCACTTTACCGAACTTTGATTGTGTACGGGGACACAGGTAGAACAATTCGAAACCTATATAAAtggctaaaaatgataccttgtttctcatctaTAGAGGAAAACTGTATGCCCAAAAGTGACCAGGCAGGcagcattttatttttattttttccataaaaagtATGAAATTTGACATATTTCCACCAGGCCGgcctttctttattttcatttcaaaactgtTTCCACTGAAATTTTTGAGATAAAAAAGATGTACAGGATATGGTTTTTAGAAGTTCTTACTGTTTGTCAAATACCATTATAGTATACTTGTAGGTCTAGTTTGATTTCCAGATGTTGGATCATTCATATCTTCCTGTTTTCCCCAATTTTCGAGGGTACGTTAACTATTCAACTATTTTTCTAAATAGCCAGAATGGAAACAATAAGCAAGAGACTCTGCCTAGTTTAGCTGCCAAACCTTGGATCATTCCCAACTACCGAGGATTTTTCGCTCATGGCTACAAAGCGTTCTATAGAATAAGCTTTAGTAAATATCGAAGAAACGCCATTAGTATGGGGAGTTGGCGTGATTCAATCGCATGAAAATACTTATTTAGTGCCACGAATTAAATATCTAAAAgtaaatgaaattatgaaaatctcCAAATCCCAGACAAGAATCATCATGAACCAAATATAAATTAccttatatttccaatttgaatctgatttttaaatttcaacttcaaaaacatttttttttaatttctttatgaAACAAGAGTTTCGAAAGTCGAAATGATTGAGTGATTAAGTCGAAATGATCGAGTGTATTTCTGTTAAAAGCAAAGGTGTCCAGACTAATCTAGAAGTCTGGACACCAGTCGACGTTACGGGTTCTGGAACAACGACGATACTACCCAGGAGTGTTGGCGTAGGTTCAAGTCCCGACCTCACGCTATTCGgcatctgattttaaacaaGTAAATTCATTACCATATACTACTTATATTGACCCACCCGGTCGGTTTTTATCTGCATCATAAAAATAAGAAGGTAATAGGCCCGGTCGGCAGCAtttatttttatgatttttgtcGTACTTTATGGGACTCGGTCGGAGAATGGGAAACAGGGTATCATTTTTTGCCTTAAactgagaaaatgaaataatcaataaattacTGGTGCAGGTTGATCAAAGGCGAAAACAACAGCAAAATACGCGAAGTTGAGTTTTATACCAAACATCATATAATTTACGGGTGAATAACCATGGACAGTGGTAATAACTAGCTTTCTTCAAGCATCAGAGAGGGGATTTAAAATCAGTGGTGATTTGGAGAGGGGATTATTTCTTAGCCCTTAACACCAGGAGCAGAATTTTCAGCGCAGCACAAGAGCGCATTTTGCTGTCATCACTTTTGGAGTAATAACGCATGTGCATTGACTACGAATGCTGCGCAAAGGCTTAATTAACTACTTGTCATCGGCTTCTGCTAATTTGTTGCCCACACCTTGCTATGATCACCTACAGG
It includes:
- the LOC141908864 gene encoding mitochondrial chaperone BCS1-like, with the translated sequence MPLSELILSLKDNPYFGAGFGLVGVGTALAILKKGGQHGVTLFRRHCMITLEVPSKDKSYQWLLHWLAEHGTRTQHLSVETKFQQSEAGKVTTHFDFIPSPGTHFFWYKNHFIKVERNREKQMVDFQHGVPWETVTLTTLGMKRTIYFEILEYARQMALQHQEGKTIMYTAMGGDWRQFGYPRKKRPLESVVLDKDIPEKLHSDVTEFINNPKWYMDRGIPYRRGYLLYGPPGCGKSSFIMALAGALDYGICVLNLSERGLTDDRLNHLLTVAPQQSIILLEDVDAAFSSRDQEKSEIESKMYQGLSRLTFSGLLNALDGVASAEARIIFMTTNYIDRLDPALIRPGRVDVRQKIDYASPYQIEQMFLRFYPDQSISRAQEFTKRITNCAMNISAAQLQGLFMFYKLDAQGAIDNCEEKISNQ